From the genome of Medicago truncatula cultivar Jemalong A17 chromosome 2, MtrunA17r5.0-ANR, whole genome shotgun sequence:
tatagttttagtccctgcaaatatgtctcgttttcgttttagtccctgtaaaaaggaaattttgtttttggtctctgcaaaaaattttcaaaaacaaaaaattttgcaggaaccgtttttaaaaacaaaatattttgcagggaccaaaaactacaaaattggttcagttataatgtgccacgtatgcaaatcatcacaaaagtggtgtcagggactattttcaaaaacaaaaaattttgcagggaccaaaaacaaaattttctttttacagggactaaaaccaaaacgaagcatatttgcagggactaaaaccatattttagcttaTTTACAAAGGTTGATATTTGAACTTTGAATTTCTCACTTTTTCACATATAAATATGTGAATTTAGTAACTAgtctacttaacaaaaaaaaattcagttttGCGAAATAATTTTATCTATTATCATCATAATAAcacatttgtttattttatacttCCTCCAgtcctatatataagaaacaatttacttttttgattcattgaatagttgatgtatttggtctatttcTAGACGAAGTACATCAAtcattgaatgaatctaaaaagttaactttttcttataaatagaaccgGAGGTAGTATTTATACATATCAAGTAAAGAGAATACAGACTtgaccaacaaaaataaaaagacaatacATTAGACTGGAGAAAAAGTtaagacaataaataaaagaaaaaggtaaAATATTACCAAATCAATCTTATAAGTATGAATGACTATTTTCTAGGAACTCTTTTTTAACATGGACCGTTTATATACaaataggaaaatgtttttgagttgtgttatttgaacatctatatatgtgacaacttttgtgataattaaaattttacaaaggaaatgaagcagtgacacaaaaatcaaaacaatagagagagaaagtaaaaagataatgtgaatataagaaaaaaaattatcacaaaagttgtaaaaaataattgttcaaatatcatttctcaatgcTTTTCTAGCAAATATCTTCCCAAATAAGAACGAAGTTACGATGATTGACTATTTTCACCATTATGTGATTTTCACTAAGTTTAAGTTGAAAGTTTGACGCGAGATGCAACGGTGATCATAtaaagataagaaaaaagaattatgattgaaaaagaaaattaccattgcaataaaaattaaaaaagttccaatttaaaaacaatttcttatttttataattatgattttgtgattggagtaaagtgataaaaatatcaCCGCAACATAAAAAGTAACACAAACGATTTAGATATAAATAGGAATTTTTTCCTCTCGCAAACAACATCTAAATAACAAAGATATATAATTGACTATTTTCATCTTTATCTTAACAATTTCCGCTAAATATTAAGTTAAAAGTTTGACCACGCTTTTAAAATAAAGACACATAATAATTAGTTAGTTATTTtgttagagaaatgatatttgtacaaccattttggtaTAACTTTTGTATAACTTTCACTTTCATtatcacattatgtttttattctctctcttcgtTTTTtcctctctattatttttgaccaataaaaaaagagaacaataaaattgtcacaaaagttatacTAAAATGATTGTTagaatatcattactctttttgTTATGTATCTGTCATAAGATACAACTTGACTACGatacaaataattttaattagatgctaaattgaaaaaagagaatcaataatacaataaaaattactaattttagACCAATTACTTTTTCATAAATATGTGATTATGTTatgtcaaaagaaaacaaaaccaagTAACCAAAGTCTCATTTCATTATTCTACTCTAATCTATTTATTATTGAATTCAACACTCCTTAGCCAttttcctctcttcttcttcctccatggATTCCACATCATCAATGAGATACCAAGAGGAACAAAAATCATCTCTCACTTCACTACCTTCACCAAAAACTCAAAGCAATGGACACAACCATAGCCATAACCAAATTCCTTCACCAAGACCCATTTCACTACCTTCACcaaaaactcaaactcaaaGCAATGGACACAACCATAACCATAACCATAACCAAATTCCATCACCGAGACCCATAACAAGATCCGAACCAGGTAACCCATATCCAACAACATTTGTTCAAGCTGACACAACCTCGTTCAAACAAGTTGTTCAAATGTTAACTGGTTCCTCGGAGACAGCAAAACAAGCTTCAACTTCAACAAAAGCAAACCATAACCATAACATTcctccaaaaaaacaacaaggtTTCAAACTCTATGAAAGAAGAAACTCATTTCACAAAAACCTTAACATTAACCCTTTATTACCACCCATTTTCTCAAACTCAACTTTCTCACCTCGTAACAAACAAGAGATCTTGTCACCTAGTATCCTAGATTTTCCTTCTCTTGTTCTTAGCCCGGTTACACCACTTATACCCGACCCATTTAACCGATccggttcttcttcttcttcttctgctgcTAGAAATGGTTCTTCTTTGGATTCTTTAGCTGAAGATAAAGCTATAAGAGAAAAGGGTTTCTTTCTGCATCCTTCTCCTAGAGCTGCTTCAACTTCTAGAGACTCTGAACCTCGTTTGCTTCCTCTTTTTCCTACTTCTTCTCCTAGGGCTTCAggtccttcatcttcttcaaaataTTCTGCATCTTGaaccttttttttgttgtaatttttattatttttgttcattttggATTTTCTGTTAGATTATTTTATTGCCATTGTTGCTAATGAAATGGATTGATTTGTattagtgttttattttatggaaGACAATTCAATAATCTTTTGTCGAGTCGGATCAAGAATTATTTTACCTTCAAATTGaactatttttgtttatataatattttgttcGAATTGTATgtaatgttttatttgtttatgcaTATCTATGTCTTGTTTTGCTTTAGGCTCTAATTGGTAAATTATAACGAAATTTTGTAAGTTAGTTTATAACTGATTAGATCTGCTGCGTTTAATAAAGTTAACGGTTtgaagtaacttttttttttttaaggaacggTTGAAATAACTTATAAGTATGAAatagattaatatttaattattttaaataagtgtaaaattgagataaaaaaatatttgtttataaattatCTGAATTAACTTATCAAAAAATCTTTTAAGCttgtaaaaataagctataaactcTCGAGAAAGTTATGATTATCAAACGAgtattttttagtcaaatgagTTTATTAGACATACCTAATAATCTCAAATATATGGTTTGTCAAACAGATCTTACTTGCTTGAATTTGTGGGGGGAAAATGTTAAATTTGAAAACGTGAATCATGAATAACCTTTCAACTGTATTGTCAATACTAATAAATGGTGATTAGAAGGTGAAAAGATATATGGAGTGAAATTAGGTGTATTAATGATAATGTTATGGTTTTAACGGTAGCTTAGGTGAATTGAATTAATGATACTAGAATTGAATTGGGTGAGGCAGTTCAGTTACTTTAGGTCGACGGCATTCATAATTAGTAGCATTAATAAACACTGTACTACTGATCAGTGCAGTCTCTCCCTGAAGTGATGAAGATGGTAGGGAATAgggatttttctttctttctagttctagtgagaaaaagaaataaagtttTGGTTTTGGGGATCATATTGCTAAAAGCTAGCTGTCAAACTAAATAGTTCTAGAATTGGGTAGGAATCTTTACCCTTCTGTACTCTGTGTTTGTGTTGTATAAATATCCAATGGATCTGATTTAGTAGTACTACTTTGTTAGGTTTTTATATCCATGTAATTAATCGTATTACATTTCTTACGAGTTTTAACGTTACTGTATACTCAACATTATATTTGAATCAGGATTTTGGTTAAACTAAAAGATACATGTATCATCttatctaaaaaattataccacaaacttttatattattatatcaaaatACGGATAAATGTGAGTGATGCAGTCGTAATTGTAACTGTGATGTTGTTGCAACAACGATTGTAATAACAATGAtgcaattatttttaattaaaaaaaagtagataaaaaGAAGACACATTTGTGAAAGAAAGTTAGAAAAAATTATCCAACTTAATGATGATTTGATATCAAGTTGCTTGCTATATGAAGTCAAACAAGCTTGATGATGTTTAGATAAGATCAATAAATCCATTCATTCACGAGAAGTACAATATGAGacattgaagttttattttttctttgtggTAGGGACTCCTTTTCTTTTCGGTCGGGGTACCCTTATTATAAATGTAAAAGCTTTGAACAGCcttgaaaaacaatcatgcaaaAAGATAGTCTCTCTTTCTcttattcaatatatttaaatttttctttttgacccTAAGAAGACCAAAATTTGAAGTGAACGATAGAGAATACATGTGAAAGTGAAGTGGGACTTATGATGATGAAAGGGAAGAAAATATTGGAGGTAGAAAGGAAAGACACGGTGTTGAAATCAACTCATTGTGcctcttgtttgtttgttatgtttttatGTACATGATTTTTTTGTGGACTTTGCAACTCATGGTTGGTGGCTGCATTTAATAGAAATTTGAAACTTAACATGTGCTCTTCTTGGATATGCTTTTGTTGCGTTTTGCCTACCATTTATTTGCATTGCCAGTTATCAAAGTCATCTCTTGTTCTTTTACCTTTctcaatcattttttaattatttttttttttataaaaagttgtcacatgtggcatgttttgatttgatgtattattgaaaaaatcatGCTTCAAAGACCATTTGATCATATTACTGGTCTGGTACGTGATAAAGATATTTCTAGCATGACATGTTTGACTTTGTCTCCGCTACCTTTGAATTTGTAGGACCCACGACTACATCCATAAGTAGGATTATCTATGAAGAATtgaatataagttttttttatttgtttatatatataaataactcATAGTTGATAGGTTCTAACTCAAGCAACAAATcctaaaaattgtttaagataTACCTCATAACTAAATTCTATACCCTAGTTTAAAGGGTGGGAGATGATATTTTTCTTGATCCTTCTTAACTTTCAAGTTGTAGGCTTGAATGTTTTAACTTAAGATTAAGAACCAAACTTAGATCTACGAACTGCTCTAgagttccatttttttttatcatcatagTTGCACACAACACAATCTTTCCATCTGAAGAATATGTCATAATGTTTGTTTTTCTAGGATGATATTATAACTAAgatcataatccttcaaaagTTTCATCCATATGCATTATCTCATGCTCAATTCCTTTTGATTAACTAAGTATTAAAGACTTCTTGGATCACTTATGACTTCAAATCTTACTCCATAATGATCGTATTTCCATAACTCGAGTGTAAACACTATTACTCCTAGTTTTAAATTATAAGATCAAAAGATAATATTTAAGGTTAATCGTTAAAATTGATCCTATAATATACGTGTAATCTGAAAAAATGatcttgtaaaaaaacataCTCCACTTTTGTAATTtgagattctttttttttttttttccctcttatTTTTTCTGTAGACATTAAGCCTAGAAAAGTAGCCtagatgttattttttttttcaatattttttatagacATGTTTAGGatgttaaaatataattttctacataaaattagaattttccgaCCAAAGAAGacttaattatgaatttttaaagcacCGAAAATTCAGAAAACAAAACAACCGAAACTTCGacctataaatcaaattttaagctgatttttttttggagagacatctaagaaaatatataaaagggaTATGcaaagtttcatagcatttcaaACAAGTctagatatattttgttttttcataaccatacaaaattacaattttgttcACAGTAAGCATATACTCACGACTCAAATTTCGTTCCCTATTTCATAGCAACgttaaaataaaacatcataaaaagttcacaaatctttttaatttttaaattagggACAAATTAATTGTGAATTGtttaaataattcataattatggcaaacaaaaattcataattaattcgcATCTCATTTAAAAACACGAAAATTTCATGGTGGAGGTTCTGATGATGTGTTAAACATGCTTGCAAAACTAGGAAACATTATTTGATGCATGAGTATATTGCAATTTTGCACGTTtaggtgaaaaaataaaaataaatcaagactTCTTCAGAATGTTATGTAACTTTTCATAtcatttctatatatttttacgTATGCCTG
Proteins encoded in this window:
- the LOC11438828 gene encoding VQ motif-containing protein 4, translating into MDSTSSMRYQEEQKSSLTSLPSPKTQSNGHNHSHNQIPSPRPISLPSPKTQTQSNGHNHNHNHNQIPSPRPITRSEPGNPYPTTFVQADTTSFKQVVQMLTGSSETAKQASTSTKANHNHNIPPKKQQGFKLYERRNSFHKNLNINPLLPPIFSNSTFSPRNKQEILSPSILDFPSLVLSPVTPLIPDPFNRSGSSSSSSAARNGSSLDSLAEDKAIREKGFFLHPSPRAASTSRDSEPRLLPLFPTSSPRASGPSSSSKYSAS